In Geitlerinema sp. PCC 9228, one DNA window encodes the following:
- a CDS encoding CPXCG motif-containing cysteine-rich protein: MESTAEYICAFCGEANPTFVDLSAGSQQSYVEDCQVCCQPNVLYIYQHESGA, translated from the coding sequence ATGGAAAGCACGGCAGAGTACATTTGTGCCTTTTGCGGCGAAGCCAATCCCACGTTTGTAGACTTGAGTGCCGGCAGCCAGCAATCTTACGTGGAAGACTGCCAGGTTTGCTGCCAACCCAACGTTCTCTACATTTACCAGCATGAATCGGGAGCTTGA